Genomic window (Capsicum annuum cultivar UCD-10X-F1 chromosome 10, UCD10Xv1.1, whole genome shotgun sequence):
ATCATACTTTACTATTCCCTAAGATGCTtattaatcatacccaaatcaCTACGTTGCCTAGTCATTATAGCTAGAATCATGTTGCCCCTCATTATTATCCTATCATTATTCAATCACGAAGTAATTTATATAAAAGTGGAgaaaatttaaggtaagaaaatCATTCTACTTATACTCAATGTTTATGCAAATATGTGAGGCAAATTTTTATTATGATAACTACTGTCATATTCCAGCAGCACATACCAACGAAAAGGTAATGTTTTCTGCTCCCAATCTCTCCTTTTTGTTTTGTCATTTCTTAAATGAAACTCATTGTTAATCTATTAACTAATTCATGCTATCCATTATCTCTCAATCATACATATCAATTCTTTGACAAGAACAATACCACCATAACTCATGCTAATTTAAATTAGAACTGATTCTACATACTTGCGGTTTTCACTTAGAAACAACCTTTGCCTTCTTTGAACTCTCCAAAATCTTTGTCAATAAGTTGTTTCTTGTTTTTTGTaccaaaaataatgaaactaaACACCCTTATATTCTAATCCTTCATGAGTAACGGAAaaactgaagaagaaaaaaggtttTGGCTTTTTGACTTGCCCAAATTAATTCCCTTAATTGACATTAATAATtgattaaaattatcaattaacccttcattttaaaaaaatatatattgggcTATTACACCCCCCACcctcattttcttttcttcttcagacCACcccattcccccccccccccccccccccccccccccctctattttcttttcttcagaCCACCCCATTCCCCCCCCACCCCCACATCgtctctttctttctcctctttcaGCTCTCAGCCCAAACACCcccaaataataatatttatggaATGACCCAGTCACCTCTATTCTCCGACGAAAAGAAAATTCAACGGGCTAAAAAAAATTTGCAGTGTAAGTTTCTCCAGCGAATTTTTCAGCAGTCAACTTAGCTGTTAACTtagaaggaaaaggaaaaggtTTCTTCTACAATCAACAATATGCCATCCCCttcaattttttacatttttctcCATTAACACCATTAAAGAACAACCACgaaaatattgaattaaaatttttcctccattaaaaGCCACCTCAACCTTCAATCCAACTCCCTCAATGTTTCCGACAATCAAATCCACCCTTGAATTAACTATTAATTCATTTCCTCCATCCTTGAATTGACTATTAAAATTTTCCAACATTGATGTCGAAAAGCAGAACAATTCTTTCATAGTTTTGACTTGTCAAATGTTTATTTTGATGCATCATGATAGGGGTTTGTATCGATCGGTTCagttcgattttatatattatcgatttgatttatcaatttttgatttttaaatatgctaaaccaacaaccaaattaataagatattttttattgattttcggtttatcgatttttagtccttaagggttcgattttcggtttaaacgataagaaaatactcataaaatagaaatagtagtaactaacatgaaaaaaaatcgaatcttaaTTGCATCCAAAAATCctatatgatgtgttttaatttacaagaaacttcaagtttgaactaaatgttgtaaAGAGAAATTacgagtttgtataattgaaataataggtttgttaatttgtagaaattacagaaaaatgaagagaaatatatatatatatatatatattcttattgggttatcgatttacccaataataataaaccaataacatttttatcggttcggtttatcggtcggttcaaTTTTTGCATGAGCAGATAATAATAACTCAGGAGAACTGAACTTCACCATTAAACCAATTTTGCACTAACACTAGTTGTATTTATAGGAGACAGTTATCCCACAACCCCCACCCCAAACCTCCCAAAGCTTTCTACCGCATAGAAGCACACACGTCCTGTAGTAGTAAAATCTAAATCTGCAGTAACGAGCCACTTCAAGTACACGAGATTAAAATGAATTGCATTATCACTTTTTGCTATTGGTGTAGTTCTGAGTATATAGATAACCCTGTGGCTATTGTAGACATACTACGATACTTATAAGATGGAGGAGGATCTagggatattttttctttttcatttattctcTTTTGTTGTTACTCCTACCCCTCTGGATGCAGGATAGGCTGCAAACTTTTGGATACCAGCCTTGTGCTGATTATTAATATACAAAATGTTACCTTTGTCAAAAGTAAAATACTTGCATTCTTTACATTCCACATTtcaaatattataaaagaaaaagaactgTGAAAAAGAAGTTCTTCGCTAAGACGCAAGGAAGAGTTaatattatcaaagaaaaaactaattaCGAAGTTAAAAGGAGTCAAACTTACAATGAGGTAAGGTATACCAGTACCATAATCCACTAGCTGCCTTCGTGCTTCCAATTCCTTTTGGACTAATTTTCCATAACCGCCTCCACGTATGACGACTAGTTAAGGTATTAAAAGATAGTCCTAATTCGTAATATAATGAAGAAAGCAATGAAAGAATGATGTCAAATCCTGTTGACATTTTCAGGGTGAACAAATGCAAATATTAGCACTGTTCTAGTTGCTTGGAGTCTCATGCTAGAGTTTCAACCAATCATCTGATAAGGTGATGAAAACTTACTAAATTGACTTAaccataaaagtaaaatatttttgtgtgcACTTCATGGGTTAAACCATATTCTTTTCTTTGATAAAGTTGGGTTAAACAATAAAATCTTAAACCGCATGCATTAGAAGGAAATGTAAACAATGTCAACCACCTTTTTGCTGATAACCGCGGTGTCTGGGCTAGATTGcccgcacctcgactaattctacAGGATACCTGTCACCTACCACCCGCAACAGGTGTcaagtaactctatccaccaaggctagaacagatgataagaaatcacctagtgtttgtctttgTTGGGAATttgttgggaattgaacctgagacctcatggttctcaacccAACTTCTTTGAACCACTAGGGGTCACACCCTTGGATGCCCAACCACCTTTCCTATCCTTGATGATGCAGTCACATATCTGTGAGCCAAAATTCATCTCCGAAAAAGATGCTCACTTAGGCCTCATTTGTTACATTTAACAGGGGTTTGAATCCGAATGTTCAAACATTAGGCCGATTAAGTGTATTTGTTTTCATTAAAATTTAAGCACCTACTTGGtatgaataggtcttaatcattagATCTTGAACAAAGTCTTAATCGTTAAAAGAAATTTTTGTGTTGATAatttttaccaccacattctactCGCAATCACCAACCACCTGTGTCATCATAACCACCACCATCATTATAGTCATGAGCCACcaaccacctctaccatcacaaccaccatcgccGTCAACCACTGTTCTCAGTCGCTCCACACCTACCACctcattattataattatattcactGTCACGATcaccatcattgtcaaccaccattATCCTGGCAAACCACCTACCACACCCACCAACTATTCTGTCATCACAACCATCACCATTGCCAACCATTATCGTTAGACCTACCACCTCCACCACCACTATCAGCCAATCCCTACTACCCACCACGTCCACCATCATAACTAGAACCGACGCCAAGTCGCCAACTGCCACAACACATTCTTCAGTCGCCACCATTAAATCCGTCAACTACTTACATCTACCAACTTCACCATTACAACCACCACCACTGCCAACCGCTATAGTTAGTCACTACCACACTTAACTTCACCATTACAACCACTTCCACTGCCAACAGCTATAGTCAGTCGCTACCACACTTACCACCTCcatcattataattatattcattGCCACCACCGCTGTCAccatcactaccaccaccaccaccaccacatcCACCATCATAACTAGCATCAGCACCAACTATCACCAATACATCATCAACCACCATACATTTTTCGCTCACCACCATTAATACCGCCAACAAttaacatcaaccaacttcatCGTCATAGCCACCACTGCCAACTGCTACCATCACGTCAGTCACTACAACACCAACcactccaccatcacaactatcatcacCACAATTATTAGCTACTAATACAAACCATTACACCACCACcacaaatcatctacaccatcaTTAGCGACAGATTCTTACAAGAGTTGTAGAAGAACCATATTTACGTAAGTGCTTCCTACAACTATGCTCCTATAATCCTATGTCTATTAATGAGTCTAGAACCAATTTAGAGACGGGAACATTAGTGAATATTGGTTGAACCATAAACATATAGCAAGATACAACTGAGGTTTGTTGCATATTGCTTTCTATATTCTCAAAACACCTAGAATTCCTCTCCTTCCAAATACTCCaccaaatataaaatttaattttttttaatatttaattacttttttatttgaattgcaTATTTACTATGTTTACAAATAAACAAATTATGCACATTCTTAATCATCCAATGTTCAAACGTAGAGACAATATCCTAATATTCATATGTGCGTTCAGATTCAAACATCTAAatcttaatgaaaaaaaattgggaCCTTACACTAAAAAGTGTACTTCTCTACATGTAAGAGTTCTTATTCACGACAAAAGAATAAAGGAAGATCtacttcaaaatatttccttgaaataattaaaaaagaaaagcatTGCCCTGTTAAAATTTTGCAACATCACATTGGCTACCAGATGAATTTCCACTTCTACATCAAGTCGATTGTCCTAAAACCATAGGAGAAGGATGCTGAAAACTAAAGCTTTTGAAACATTTGTGATATCGGTTCCTACCTAAGCCTTGGAGGGCAGAGTAACTCGGTACTTATGCTAGCGGGAGGTAGCAGGTACCCAATGGAATAGTCGAGGTACACACAAGCTGAGCAGACACcaacatcataatttcataaaaacaaaaGGATTTGAACCTCTGGCTCATTCACTCACAGCAAAACACATCAATTGCCACCAACACGAGAAAGAATGCTATAGAATCGTATGATCACAAGAGGAAAAAGCTCTCTTTATCCACCGTACCAACTACCTTGCTTGATGCAAAGGGTTATGGTTATTGTAGATGGTGATTGGTGACTTACTAGAACCAGCAAAAAAACAAGAAACAGCTGAAGCACCAGTCTTTAGATGCCCCAATCAACTACGTGTAGGGTAAGTGCTTACTGAAAAATGTTATAGAGATGTACTCCCTCCCTCGGTCTTGATCAAGTACTATAGAGATAGTCCTTAAGAAGGCACTTGAGTAACTATGATGTTGCATCAACAAAATATAAACCAAAACCTCAAGCATTACTGTACAGAGGAATAATATACGCAGTTGAACATATTAGCTAGTCAAGTACCGCTTTAGTTACAATTGCCAAATAGACCAGTCACATGTCGCATATGTACATGTATTAGAATATGTAGATCCATTAAACTATACTATACTGGCATACATGATGATAGTAATGCAAAGTTCGAATAGACTTTTACCTACACTTCCCTGTTTTTTATTGATCATCAGAAAAGACACTTTCCTAAACAAATTAGCTAAGAGTACTTAGTTTGACATCCTTCTGCATACCATAAATTAACTTCGACTAGCTTTCTCCAAGATGTTCCATGTCTGTTTTGTTCAATTTCAGAATAATCATCACTTTAGTGCATGAAAGGacgaaaaaaaaattatcagaaataatttttttttaagaaaatagctacaaaataaaaaaaaattaaaaaattaaaataaaaaaagctaAAGAAGTTGAACAAAATTTTTAACACGTGCTTATCGATAGAAGAAAAGGATATCTGGATCATAGTCGGTACGATTCATGCGTACCTGGGGAAAAAAATGTAAATCAGATCAAATGTTAGTATGAATCTCAAGATAAAAGGATGGTCCACTGAGGCGATTACCTGTCCACCACTCCTACCACGGCCCCATTGCCTACCTTCTTGAAATCCCCATCAAAATCAACACTAATAGGGGGATCATCAAGAATTGTTCCACTGATATATTTGACAAGAGTCTTCAGCATCGTCTCTGGAGTAGTACctgaaaatagttttgaaattattatcgCTGCAAATGATCTTCTCCTAACCTTCTTTTTGGTTAAGATATTTCCCTTAACCTTCTTTTGTTTTCTGCTTTAGCTTTTTTCCACTTGTACCAGAGGAAGGGGGTACTGGCCTAATGGGAGATAAACTCAAAGATATAGATGTAACAAACTACAACGTACACCTTcatcccaaaaaagaaaaaaaatacacctAATACCATCGTGGTGCTTATAAAAAGAATTCACTCCTCATACATCTAGATCCATTGTTCACTCTCAACCACCTCTGTATCATCCTATCTCAACACAACTTAATAGCACCTCTCAACTTGAACCCTGTATATCGAATCTTCTACTCATGCAGTATGTTTGAACCAAAGAACAACTGGAACCAATGTTCAGCCTCGTGTAAAAGACAAGGTTCATCCACTATTTTCAGCAGATATCTGTCTTGCCTTCTGCCCATGTCATTGGCTGTACTCTAAGACAGCCAATTTcccacaaaaaaaaagaaaattatattgatCCCTTGCCTCTACCAGTTATCTTGTCCTCACTTGGAGAACCTCTGTGGTCTTGATTGCATCTAATGGATTCAGATTGAATATAATATGCTAGGAGAGCACGTCAAATCATAATAAACACTATACTGAACATATAATGATTGTAGTATCAGCTCCTATAATAATCTTCAGCATACTTCTTAAGTTCCTTGTAAATTTGTCATCTAAATATCAAGACACCACGGGTAACAGTTGACTGATTATCTTGAAAGATTAAAAATGGAGGACGTGATTCTTAAATTTGTTAGGTGGCATGAcaaatgtaaaaatacataaaatgaaaaCCTTAATGAACAAGTAGACAGAAATAGAACTAGAGAGAACTAGTTAACCTGGAGCAGGTGTACCATAACTGGAGAAGAAACTATCATATTGAAAGTTAGCAacacaaaatggaagaaattggaGACTGAAAGAAAGTTCAGCTCATCCATTACAAAGCAGAATCCACAAGGAGTTTTGGAATTCTTATCCAATCCCATCACTATCTTTTTAATCTCTCCAGCACGAGAGAACAGCTCATATACTTGCTCCTCTGTTGTGTAGAAAGACATGTTCCCCATATAAACAGCTATCGACCTTAACAAAGCATCTTCAAATTCTTCTTGCGTTCCTGGAAACCTTCTGTCCCTATATGCAGAAAGCTTAGCTAAATCCTAAGAGAAAAACAGCAGAGAAAATGTTAAAAGATAGTtaaaagcaaataaaacctaGATTAAGAAAGGACATGAGTTCATAGGACACCACAATCTCTTGATGTGAAAATCTCATGAAATACCAATGGAAATGAAGGAGACTCAAGTGCAGCACTTTGCTAAAATTATACAGAAGTATGTAAGTCATAGATGTATCTTGCTTCCCAAACAACAAACTTTCGAGTTAAATCAGAAAGCCAGGACTTGAGTTGTTAGCTACTCATAATACCAAGGCTTATACCTTAGTAGTATCTGTTCAAGTCTCCATGCAACAGGTGTGTGTTCGATTCTTATGGCCCCCTTTCCTCGACTTCCTTCGTAACAGAAAAAGTTTAGTAAATAAGCCGTTAGCTCCTCGGATGAGCAGCTATACACGGGTTAAAGCATAGTGTACAAAGTTATAGTAACATTTTTTCTACATAATCCTCCAAAGGTTGTGCTTTCACAGGCAGGAGAAGATCCCTTCGGGCATCAGTACAATCCACGAAAACACAGAATAAAAAGACAACTTAAAAACATGAAAGCAATGGACAAATTGATTATCGAACAAATATACCATGTATAAAgcatatttgaaaaatcaaagaaCATTGTGGCATTCATATTACCTTGAACAGAGAAACCATTACGTTCTTCTCCTAAGGATAACTCCCACTTTGTATCTTTTGCGCCTAGTAACTGCAACATTCTAATTCGAATTAAGATTAGCAGGAAAACAATTCGTCAAGTTATAAATAAGCTCATAGACAAAAGACTGATTAATCATTCAAGATAATAGTTATCAAGTTCACCAGTACACTAGCCTCAACTTAACAGCCAGCATTTTGATAGACTGATTCAGAGCTAAATGATAGTTTATAAAAAAATAGCATATTCTAAATGAATCTAATTGAGAATTCTGACCTCCACGGGGCTGAAAACTCAGAACATTGATAAAAGTTCCATAAAACATAATCAAAAAATTCCATAAGTTATtcaaaaagaatcaaaattttatgcCCTTATTTTGCTCTattcctttattttcttattcaaaaataTTCGGTCATTTGACTACTGATAGTCAAAGTAAGATTAATATACCATCATGACTTTAAACCCCCCGCCACCACATGGAAACATACAAGAATGCATAACCTGTAAAAATCAGAAAAAACATTGACAAATTGGTATAAACAAGGCCACCTTCAAGTGCAGCGGCTAAAGCATGTAGTTCATGAGCGTGTCTATTACCGAGAACCAATTTGGATTCATGTTGGGGAGTTCAACTATATAAGTTATTCATCTCGTAAGGAGATTAATGGAGCATTATAGAGAGAGTAAGAAAGATTTacatatggtgtttattgacctAGAAAAGGAATACGATAAAGTCCCTATAGGGTTCTATGGAGAAGTTTGGAGGCTAGAGGTGTACCTATTGCTTACACTAGCGCGATGAAGGATATGTTTGACAGAGCTAAGACACAAGTAAGGATAATAGGAGAGTCGATGCACCTTCCAATCGTGATGGGATTACACCAGAAATCAGTTTTAAGCCCATTTCTGTTTGCCTTGGTGATTGATGAACTATCGCAACCTATCCAAATGGCGGTGTCATGGTATCTTCTATTTGCAAGAGATGACCTAATATTGATTGACAATACATACACAgagttaatgataagctggaggtttggagacagaccctaGAGTCTAAGGATTCAATTTAAGCAAAACTACGGTAGTTCAGAAATGCACATGTGACAAATGTAGAAGCAAGGATTGACACACGAGTCATCTCTAACAGAGGAAGTTTCAAGTGTCTGGGTTTAATAATTAGGGAAATTGAAAAATTAACAATGATATTACACAACGTATTGGAGCGGTTGGATGAAACGAAGGCCCACATCCGGTGTCTTATGTGATAATAGTGTGCCCAAAGACATAATGGTAAGTTCAATAAAATGGTTGGCATACCAGTTATATTGTTCGTGGAAGAGTATTAGCCGGTCAAGAACTTacacatccaaaagatgaaaaCAATTTTTGATAACAGTGATGTTTTGGCCAGTTTGTGCGCACCTTGACTAATttcacgggatacctgccaccagCAAGCGAAGGTAAGAATGTTGAGATAAATATATGGGCATACTAGGAGAGATAGAATTAGAAACTTAAATACTCGAAAAAAGGTGGAAGTGACGTGACCTCCATGGTGGACAAAATGAAGGAGGCGAGACTGAGATGATTTAAGCATGTGATGAGTAGATGCACAGATGCCCCAATAAGGAGTCCTGAGAGGTTTGTTATAGTAAGTCTACAGGACGGAGAAGTAAGCCGAGAATCATAGTGGAGAGGTGACTAAACAGGTCGCAGCACACCATCAACTTACTAAGGATATGACTCTAGTAGGAGGATATAGGGATCGAGGATTAGGAAACAAGGTTAGCAAATAGTGTTGTATAGTTTCCCTTATCAATACATACTCTTCtactttcttattcttcaatattattattacttgttTTCTTTGCTTCAGTTATCGTATcattagttgttgttgttgttctcttcTCCATTATTTTTAGCATGATTGCCTCACTATTGTACAACAGACCTCTATAACATTACTTCGTTATAACGACATTTCCCTATAGCAACTTGATTTTCTAAGGAACTGAtttttcatgttatgttttacttctcTATAACGACATTCTACCTATAACATCAATGGCATTTGTTATAGCAGTACACTCTGTAAAATTACCTCTCTCTAACAGCATACTCAATATTATGTAATAATAGTTTGTAGgaaatatattatgtacaaaaAAAAATACCAGAATATTTATGGAAATCATCATTAATGTCATGCACACAATAAATTTTAAGTACAAATATCTaatctaaagaaaaaaattgtatttaaatGGTGCACATCACTTATTTCATAACTTCACGAGGAAAAGACTAGTAATGTTTGCCTTTTTTATATTCATGCAGTGCATGATTTTGCATACTTTTGTTTAGGCAAAATGGTTCAATAGACTCTTatactatgtccgttttgtaatgtgaATACTCCTACTTATATGTTTTTCATCTGGAATGGAATCTTAATTGCAaccaaaatcctacatgatgtgttttaatttacaagaatcttcaagtttgaactaaatgttagttAGGAggaattaagagtttgtataattgaaataatatgtttgttaatttagtatattcttattgggttatcggtttatccaataacctaataagaaaaataaccgaaccaataacccaataattttttttataaaaccattaaaaaattcgttaacccaataacgatAAACCAATAACATATTTATCGGTTTGATTTATTggttggttcgatttttgcacactcctaattcaaaataattatagCTTTAAGGAAATGAAAAATTAGGgtgatattagaaaaaaaataattattcaaaagcCGACCACAACTTGTGATCATTTTTATtagtaaaatttaataaattgtataATATTTACAATGTAATGTAAATCGGATAATTAGTAATTCTATGTATAAagtaaaaagatatttataatataaaaaatatttataatgtaatgtataatagatttaataaattatataatttaatgcAATGTATATAAATCGAAAAATTAGTTAATTCGGCGCCACATTAATACGAGTAgaatatttcctcaatcgtataataatattaATGCATTTTGTATATTAGCTTTTgaatacgatattatatatatacctcgtaatacatCGTATTAagctgatgaattatcggttaattAGCTTACATCATTATAACTCCAACATTGTATTATACCTCGATcttatgatatcaatgtattattcaaaatacttGGATATATGATTAAGTTAGCTAGCTTTTGACTATTATGTACATCACTATACAAgagatgtgtgtgtgtatatataactATCAGTTTCAAAATGCGTACTATACACATCACATACACGAATATATTACCTCGTGATACAACATACTTCATATATACTATGATGAATTATCGATTAATTgagtttacattattatattataacttcaacagtataCAATTAATTGATTATATGATATCAGcgtattcaatatataattggaTACATTTAATTAGTTTTTGACTATGTACTACGTACATCACTACGTGATATAcatatagacacacacacactctCTCTATCGACTATCaggttctaaatacgtactatatacatcacatacacgagtatattaccctATAATGTAACATATTTCATGTATACTCTGATGAGTTATCGGTTGATTATttcattaatataacttcaacagtACATTATTACTTTGATTGCTTCAAATCCAAGTATTCAATATACACTTGGGTACATTCAGTTGGCTTTTGACTGCTATATCAACTATAGTCGACTGCTTACCGGAGTCGCCGGAATTGAACTTGGGAGATGAATGGTAGTAGCCACAGTCACCAATAAGTAAGTTGGTAGAGCCAAAATAGGTAAATAAGCCTTAAAATTAGCTTGTATACCTAAAactctattttaaaaataaataaattaaaaggcGACGCCATTGTCGCCTCGCCGCCTTGCCTTGCCATGTCGCCTTTCTCACAAAGGCGTCGCCTTTTGATTTTCGCAACGCCACGACGTGAAGAGGCGACCAGGCCTCGCCTCGCCATTCGCTATTGGCGAGCGCCTTTTACAACACtggagtgtatgttactactaggtgggtgtcctatttcttatgtcttagttcctatttttcttattccgTGTTGCTCTTATTTCCCGTATCTCATATTTCtctgattttattttattatttcttattctttatttcggttatgtcatccatccccttgtgtactatcctttatcttgagtcggaggtctatcggaaacagcctctc
Coding sequences:
- the LOC107845262 gene encoding uncharacterized protein LOC107845262 isoform X2, with the translated sequence MLQLLGAKDTKWELSLGEERNGFSVQGSRGKGAIRIEHTPVAWRLEQILLRDRRFPGTQEEFEDALLRSIAVYMGNMSFYTTEEQVYELFSRAGEIKKIVMGLDKNSKTPCGFCFVMDELNFLSVSNFFHFVLLTFNMIVSSPVMVHLLQVLLQRRC
- the LOC107845262 gene encoding uncharacterized protein LOC107845262 isoform X1, which encodes MNFLDKRCHYGELLGAKDTKWELSLGEERNGFSVQGSRGKGAIRIEHTPVAWRLEQILLRDRRFPGTQEEFEDALLRSIAVYMGNMSFYTTEEQVYELFSRAGEIKKIVMGLDKNSKTPCGFCFVMDELNFLSVSNFFHFVLLTFNMIVSSPVMVHLLQVLLQRRC